In one window of Poriferisphaera corsica DNA:
- a CDS encoding M24 family metallopeptidase, with translation MPKQVSKQSAQKSSLFISRTKTLQKRLKGEQVQADAVLLTNPKDIRYLTGFIGDDSWAIVPMRGSVITILSDSRFEEQIQREAPHAKAVMRTKSLSDSLKETLLKRKLTKVLLQPDYTTLAIRKAIANKIGAKNILEHDDGLLQQRAIKTPDEIKQIQKALVIQQCAFNQTIAEIKPGMTEYEITAILEYKMRALGADGTSFPSIVAADANASLPHAIPGKTKVKTGGIVLIDWGARYNGYCSDLTRVIALGKMKPRIREIYQITLDAQEAAIAAIKPGARLCDIDAVARNIITKAGYGKEFSHSLGHGLGLDIHEEPRLAASVKGELQEGQVVTVEPGIYLPGIGGVRIEDDVLVTSNGYKVLSDLPKTLESAII, from the coding sequence ATGCCGAAGCAAGTCTCAAAACAATCAGCTCAAAAATCGAGCTTATTTATTTCTCGCACCAAAACGTTACAAAAACGTTTGAAAGGTGAGCAGGTTCAAGCAGATGCCGTTCTGCTGACTAACCCTAAAGATATCCGATATCTCACCGGCTTTATTGGCGATGACTCATGGGCCATTGTGCCGATGCGCGGTTCTGTTATCACGATCCTCAGCGACTCACGCTTCGAAGAGCAGATACAACGGGAAGCCCCGCACGCCAAAGCTGTGATGCGTACCAAATCTCTCTCAGATTCATTGAAAGAAACACTTTTAAAACGCAAACTAACGAAAGTGCTTCTGCAGCCAGATTACACCACGCTCGCAATCCGTAAAGCGATCGCAAATAAAATTGGTGCAAAAAATATTCTCGAACATGACGATGGCTTACTTCAGCAACGTGCAATCAAAACACCCGATGAAATTAAACAGATACAAAAAGCACTGGTTATTCAACAGTGTGCTTTCAATCAAACAATTGCCGAGATCAAGCCGGGGATGACTGAGTATGAGATTACGGCAATTCTCGAATATAAAATGCGAGCATTGGGAGCAGACGGCACATCATTCCCTTCAATTGTCGCCGCAGATGCAAACGCATCATTGCCGCATGCGATTCCAGGCAAAACCAAAGTGAAAACAGGTGGTATCGTTTTGATTGATTGGGGGGCTCGGTATAACGGCTATTGCTCCGATCTCACGCGTGTAATTGCTTTAGGTAAAATGAAACCGAGGATTCGTGAAATTTACCAGATCACACTGGATGCGCAAGAAGCCGCAATCGCAGCAATCAAACCCGGGGCCAGGTTGTGTGATATCGATGCTGTCGCAAGAAATATCATTACTAAAGCAGGTTACGGTAAAGAGTTTAGTCACTCTTTAGGTCATGGTTTAGGACTTGATATCCATGAAGAGCCGCGCCTCGCAGCCTCCGTCAAGGGAGAACTGCAAGAGGGGCAAGTTGTTACCGTCGAGCCCGGCATTTATCTTCCTGGAATTGGCGGAGTACGGATAGAAGACGATGTACTCGTTACATCAAATGGTTATAAAGTGCTATCAGATTTGCCCAAAACGCTAGAATCAGCGATCATTTAG
- the hisI gene encoding phosphoribosyl-AMP cyclohydrolase: MADPQREEGSVLDIKFDSDGLVPAIVQDHQSGEILMMGWMNEAALKQTIETKKATFYSRSRQKMWVKGESSGHIQEVVEARTDCDQDVVVLKCISHGPCCHVGYKSCFYRRITDPTTLETVESKVFDPNDVYK, translated from the coding sequence ATGGCTGACCCACAACGTGAAGAAGGCAGTGTTTTGGATATCAAATTTGATAGCGATGGACTCGTCCCCGCAATTGTCCAAGACCATCAATCTGGCGAAATCCTCATGATGGGCTGGATGAACGAAGCTGCTTTGAAGCAAACGATCGAAACCAAGAAAGCAACTTTCTACTCACGATCACGTCAAAAAATGTGGGTCAAAGGTGAATCCTCCGGCCACATCCAAGAAGTCGTCGAAGCTCGTACCGATTGTGATCAAGACGTTGTTGTTCTAAAATGCATTTCGCACGGCCCATGCTGTCACGTCGGATACAAGTCGTGCTTCTATCGTAGGATCACGGATCCAACGACTTTGGAAACCGTTGAGTCAAAAGTTTTTGACCCCAACGATGTTTATAAGTAA
- a CDS encoding DUF1844 domain-containing protein, translated as MTDSESPKIHIDSDWKAQAQAEKERLSAEAEQKTDTDQGAGGMGEMPPANFETLIGTFVTQALFALGAIPDPRTGQPSLSLDLARHNIDMLTVVSDKTKGNLSKEEEETLATTLYELRNRYVQISQAARQQ; from the coding sequence ATGACTGACTCCGAATCGCCCAAGATTCACATCGATAGTGACTGGAAAGCCCAAGCCCAAGCCGAGAAAGAACGCCTCTCTGCTGAAGCTGAGCAAAAAACTGATACAGACCAAGGTGCCGGCGGGATGGGCGAGATGCCTCCTGCGAACTTTGAAACCTTGATTGGCACATTTGTCACGCAAGCCTTGTTTGCTCTTGGCGCAATTCCAGACCCTCGAACTGGACAGCCATCGCTCAGCCTCGATCTTGCTCGCCATAACATCGATATGCTGACCGTTGTTTCCGACAAAACCAAGGGCAATCTTTCTAAAGAAGAGGAAGAAACCTTGGCAACAACTCTGTACGAATTACGTAATCGTTACGTACAGATTTCGCAGGCTGCAAGGCAACAATAA
- the sdhA gene encoding succinate dehydrogenase flavoprotein subunit, which translates to MSDHPRVIVVGGGLAGLAATVRIAEQGVPVDLFSMVPVKRSHSVCAQGGINACNEVARQQGYSEWQHMDETLYGGDFLNHQPPVYEMTHWAPKIIDLLDRMGVPFNRTAEGFRDLRLFGGSLFKRTHFSGASTGQQLLYALDEQTRRYEDKGLVENYEFWEFLWPVLDENGVCKGIIAQDQRTMEMKAFRADAVVMATGGCGVVYGKSTMSVICTGAAAARCYEAGVKLGNPEMIQVHPTAIPGEDKCRLMSESARGEGGRVWVPRKKGDDRKPTDIPEEERWYFLEERYPKYGNLVPRDIATREIFSVCEEGYGVGGGRMAYLDITHLPIETKDKLAAILEIYEKFTGDDPRFVPMKIFPAVHYSMGGLYTEYEAEERLPVPGDKLDKVWGMKDGDPKNMMTNVEGLYAFGEVNYQYHGATRLGANALLSCIFDGLFCGSSVANYVKACEDKAADKPEALYQKFLDQEKAKIDKLINMNGKFNPYEIHARLGDEMTASCTVVKNEERMLQCYEALKEMKAQYKDIKLSDTGDYTNANLVFSRALGDMIVYAEAILLASIERKESRGSHFRSDFPDRIDDPFHKTAVCSYDVENDKPILEWEDVPLHMVELRKRDYSK; encoded by the coding sequence ATGTCTGATCATCCAAGAGTCATAGTCGTCGGCGGCGGTTTGGCAGGTCTGGCAGCGACCGTAAGGATCGCTGAGCAAGGCGTCCCCGTTGACCTCTTCTCCATGGTCCCCGTTAAGCGATCACACTCCGTGTGTGCTCAGGGCGGCATCAATGCATGTAACGAAGTTGCTCGTCAGCAAGGCTACTCAGAGTGGCAGCACATGGACGAGACACTCTACGGTGGTGACTTCCTCAACCACCAACCTCCAGTCTACGAAATGACCCACTGGGCTCCGAAGATCATCGATCTTCTCGACCGCATGGGCGTTCCATTCAACCGCACAGCTGAAGGCTTCCGTGACCTCCGTCTCTTCGGCGGCTCACTCTTCAAGCGTACACACTTCTCCGGCGCATCCACCGGCCAGCAGCTCCTCTACGCTCTCGACGAACAAACCCGTCGTTACGAAGACAAAGGCCTCGTAGAAAACTACGAATTCTGGGAATTCCTCTGGCCAGTCCTCGACGAAAACGGCGTCTGTAAGGGTATCATCGCTCAAGACCAACGCACCATGGAAATGAAAGCTTTCCGTGCTGACGCAGTCGTCATGGCAACCGGCGGTTGCGGCGTCGTCTACGGTAAATCAACAATGTCCGTCATCTGCACCGGTGCTGCAGCAGCTCGCTGCTACGAAGCCGGCGTCAAGCTCGGCAACCCTGAAATGATTCAGGTTCACCCAACAGCAATTCCAGGCGAAGACAAATGTCGTCTCATGTCTGAATCAGCTCGTGGTGAAGGCGGCCGCGTCTGGGTCCCACGCAAAAAGGGTGACGACCGTAAACCAACCGACATCCCTGAAGAAGAACGCTGGTACTTCCTCGAAGAACGTTACCCCAAATACGGCAACCTCGTTCCTCGTGACATCGCAACACGCGAAATCTTCTCTGTCTGCGAAGAAGGTTACGGCGTCGGCGGCGGCCGCATGGCTTACCTCGACATCACCCACCTTCCAATCGAAACCAAAGACAAGCTCGCTGCGATCCTCGAAATCTACGAGAAGTTCACCGGCGACGATCCACGCTTCGTTCCAATGAAGATCTTCCCAGCTGTTCACTACAGCATGGGTGGCCTCTACACCGAATACGAAGCCGAAGAACGTCTCCCTGTCCCTGGCGACAAGCTCGACAAGGTCTGGGGCATGAAGGACGGCGATCCAAAGAACATGATGACCAACGTTGAAGGCCTTTACGCTTTCGGCGAAGTCAACTACCAGTACCACGGTGCAACACGCCTCGGTGCTAACGCCCTGCTCTCCTGCATCTTCGACGGCCTCTTCTGCGGCTCTTCCGTAGCTAACTACGTCAAAGCATGTGAAGACAAGGCTGCCGATAAGCCCGAAGCTCTTTACCAGAAGTTCCTCGATCAGGAAAAGGCAAAGATCGACAAGCTCATCAACATGAACGGCAAGTTCAACCCATACGAGATTCATGCTCGTCTCGGCGACGAAATGACCGCTTCATGTACCGTCGTCAAGAACGAAGAGCGTATGCTCCAGTGTTACGAAGCTCTCAAAGAAATGAAAGCTCAGTACAAGGACATCAAACTCTCCGACACAGGTGATTACACCAACGCTAACTTGGTCTTCTCACGTGCACTCGGTGACATGATCGTCTACGCTGAAGCAATCCTCCTCGCTTCTATCGAACGTAAAGAATCACGCGGCTCACACTTCCGCAGTGACTTCCCAGATCGTATCGACGATCCGTTCCACAAAACCGCTGTTTGCTCATACGACGTAGAGAACGACAAGCCCATCCTCGAATGGGAAGACGTTCCACTGCACATGGTCGAACTGCGTAAACGCGACTACTCCAAGTAA
- the sdhB gene encoding succinate dehydrogenase iron-sulfur subunit: MSTKTFKVKVKRQDEAASASYWQTFDVDYTPNMNVISTLQKIAAKPVTADGKDVAPVVWDCGCLEEVCGACTMVINGRACQACSTLVDDLLEEASVIQIEPMSKFPVVRDLWVDRARMFNNLKRIKGWVPTDGTYDLGAGPQETQEEQDLRYAYSRCMTCGCCLEACPQFTKDNDFMGAQIFAQTDYFNSHATGKLLADDRLDVIMGEGGISDCGNSQNCVQVCPKELPLLNAIASVGRQATIYSIKRFFTGKK, from the coding sequence ATGTCAACGAAAACATTTAAAGTCAAAGTAAAACGTCAGGACGAAGCTGCCTCAGCATCCTACTGGCAGACCTTTGATGTCGATTACACTCCGAACATGAACGTCATCTCCACCCTTCAAAAGATCGCTGCTAAGCCAGTGACTGCTGACGGCAAAGACGTTGCTCCCGTCGTATGGGACTGTGGTTGCCTCGAAGAAGTCTGTGGTGCATGCACCATGGTCATCAACGGCCGCGCATGCCAAGCATGTTCTACTCTCGTCGATGACCTGCTCGAAGAAGCATCCGTCATCCAGATCGAGCCGATGAGCAAGTTCCCAGTCGTCCGCGACCTTTGGGTTGACCGTGCTCGCATGTTCAACAACCTCAAGCGCATCAAGGGCTGGGTCCCAACCGACGGCACATACGACCTCGGCGCCGGCCCACAAGAAACCCAAGAAGAGCAAGACCTGCGTTACGCATATTCTCGCTGCATGACTTGCGGTTGCTGCCTCGAAGCTTGTCCGCAGTTCACCAAAGACAACGACTTCATGGGTGCTCAAATTTTCGCCCAGACCGACTACTTCAACTCACACGCCACCGGCAAACTTCTCGCTGACGATCGTCTCGACGTCATCATGGGTGAAGGCGGTATCTCAGACTGTGGTAACTCGCAAAACTGCGTCCAGGTATGCCCGAAAGAGCTTCCACTACTCAACGCCATCGCAAGCGTCGGCCGCCAAGCAACGATCTACTCGATCAAACGCTTCTTCACCGGCAAAAAATAA
- a CDS encoding glycoside hydrolase family 2 protein yields MSCDLRLASVSPQIRYVDTDRAIVDVLFAVTPVEPSSPKFNPEAKIEVLLDIDGADGFHDEGRAHVRLNQGMGCVRFEIVHPQRWWPANMGEQPLYELTIGLLVDQIITDSTGVLFGLSSVRQDPFTEMSLDPTLLVNGEVCDIESIVIVDQYEDQNLLPESGGSLLVVRDHFAPDVLFEAADRAGILLIQCFPEIEETDTDEQISQAINRISPHPSLAGWYVGNHGDKSQKIADRIKKVDPTHTIFHEFPLVYAA; encoded by the coding sequence ATGTCTTGTGATCTCCGCCTCGCCTCTGTCTCGCCGCAAATCCGTTATGTTGACACGGATCGTGCTATCGTCGATGTACTCTTTGCAGTTACACCCGTCGAACCTAGCTCTCCAAAATTCAATCCGGAAGCTAAAATCGAAGTACTTCTAGATATCGATGGAGCAGATGGCTTCCACGATGAAGGCCGCGCACACGTCCGTCTAAACCAAGGCATGGGCTGTGTTCGATTCGAAATTGTTCATCCGCAACGCTGGTGGCCCGCTAATATGGGCGAACAACCTTTATACGAACTCACCATCGGTCTACTCGTTGACCAAATCATCACTGATAGCACGGGCGTTCTTTTCGGCCTCTCATCGGTTCGACAAGATCCATTCACAGAAATGTCACTCGACCCCACCCTTCTCGTCAATGGCGAAGTGTGCGATATCGAATCCATCGTCATCGTCGATCAATACGAAGACCAGAACCTCCTCCCCGAAAGCGGTGGCTCACTTCTCGTCGTCCGCGATCACTTCGCCCCTGACGTCCTTTTCGAAGCAGCAGACAGAGCCGGCATTCTTCTGATCCAATGCTTCCCCGAAATTGAAGAAACAGATACCGACGAGCAAATCTCACAAGCCATTAATCGTATTAGTCCCCATCCCTCGCTTGCTGGCTGGTACGTTGGCAACCATGGGGATAAATCTCAAAAAATTGCAGATCGAATCAAAAAAGTCGATCCAACCCATACTATTTTCCACGAATTCCCACTCGTATACGCTGCCTGA
- a CDS encoding LolA family protein gives MNTFNRTLTSLLCLITLLIATSCVIAQNESNTNEPTLDQWLTKLENKADEIKTLSSELRYDRINELLDSKEIRKGTFYYKAGPPRSFAAHFTLQISASRRGERIDKWWIYDARWLVEKNVKDKFFKRYEVAPPADADEEQTEVLELGEGPFAIPIDFNKGTLLKKFEVKLIDDRDGGPENSIHLRLTPKNPEQIEETYFDLWYDRDTLLPTMVETINEDQETRSLFKMTNTKLNTDIDEDVFDTTPPKDKSWTIDEQRID, from the coding sequence ATGAATACATTCAACCGCACCCTCACCTCCTTACTTTGCCTAATCACGCTACTCATCGCCACTAGCTGCGTCATCGCTCAAAACGAGTCGAATACCAATGAGCCGACACTCGATCAATGGCTCACAAAACTCGAAAACAAAGCCGACGAAATCAAAACCCTTTCCTCCGAGCTTCGTTACGACCGTATCAACGAACTGCTCGACAGCAAGGAAATCCGCAAAGGCACCTTCTACTACAAAGCCGGACCACCTCGCAGCTTTGCCGCACACTTCACCCTGCAAATCTCAGCATCACGCCGCGGAGAACGTATCGATAAATGGTGGATATACGACGCACGCTGGCTGGTCGAAAAAAACGTCAAAGACAAATTCTTTAAACGTTATGAAGTCGCACCACCTGCTGACGCGGATGAAGAACAAACCGAAGTCCTTGAGCTTGGTGAAGGTCCATTCGCAATCCCCATCGACTTCAATAAAGGCACGCTGCTTAAGAAATTTGAAGTTAAACTAATCGATGATCGCGATGGCGGCCCAGAAAATTCAATCCACCTCCGCTTAACCCCTAAAAATCCTGAGCAAATTGAAGAAACTTACTTCGATCTCTGGTATGACCGAGATACGCTTCTTCCAACCATGGTCGAAACAATCAATGAAGACCAGGAAACACGCTCTCTCTTCAAAATGACGAATACCAAACTCAACACGGATATCGATGAAGATGTTTTTGATACCACACCGCCCAAAGACAAATCTTGGACGATCGACGAACAACGTATTGACTAA
- a CDS encoding glycoside hydrolase family 88/105 protein has translation MSKLVLNFALLVVLVGVDLKFIESVHAAKTSVEQRQIYDHYEALLEPEQIKQIGYDVFWWQIMHMDDVDRRRDDWVFAPFYIGAIRFAETTGQQSWLSVMKRDFEAIDWRFGFRPRHADDWAIGWAYAMLYEREKKAEMIDPMVSCLDDAMQKSYDESLEFRRGIVDRELAWCDALFMGPPTLMKMYRLTGDMKYLKFQHKLWWKTTEYLYDTDEKLYFRDSRYFDKREPNGKKVFWSRGNGWVLAGLANVIELMPVEDPQRERYEKLYVDMAERIAGLQMKNGFWPIGLLDEEKWRQSEASGTAFFVYGLAWGVNQGYLPREKYTSVIVKGYQALTQSITADGKLENVQPIGKSPYDFDASSTMPYGVGALLLALDELYELSLK, from the coding sequence ATGTCTAAGCTTGTATTAAATTTTGCTTTATTGGTGGTATTGGTTGGTGTGGATTTGAAATTTATCGAGTCTGTTCATGCGGCTAAAACGTCTGTAGAGCAGAGGCAAATCTATGATCATTATGAAGCATTACTTGAGCCAGAACAGATCAAGCAGATTGGTTATGATGTATTTTGGTGGCAGATCATGCATATGGATGATGTCGATCGGCGGCGAGATGATTGGGTTTTTGCTCCGTTTTACATCGGAGCGATCAGGTTTGCTGAAACGACGGGTCAGCAATCGTGGCTGTCGGTGATGAAACGAGATTTTGAGGCGATTGATTGGCGGTTTGGTTTTCGTCCGCGACATGCAGACGATTGGGCGATAGGTTGGGCGTATGCCATGCTGTATGAGCGGGAGAAGAAGGCGGAGATGATTGACCCGATGGTGTCATGTTTGGATGACGCGATGCAGAAATCGTACGATGAATCGCTTGAATTTAGAAGGGGGATTGTGGATCGCGAGTTGGCTTGGTGTGATGCGTTGTTTATGGGCCCACCGACTTTGATGAAAATGTATCGATTGACAGGCGATATGAAGTATCTGAAATTTCAGCATAAATTGTGGTGGAAGACAACAGAATACTTATACGATACAGACGAAAAATTGTATTTTCGTGACAGTCGATATTTTGATAAGCGCGAGCCGAATGGGAAGAAGGTTTTTTGGTCTAGAGGTAATGGCTGGGTGCTCGCTGGCTTGGCCAATGTGATCGAGTTGATGCCGGTAGAAGATCCGCAGCGAGAGCGGTATGAGAAGCTGTATGTTGATATGGCGGAGCGGATTGCTGGCTTACAGATGAAGAACGGTTTCTGGCCTATTGGTTTGTTAGACGAAGAAAAGTGGCGGCAATCAGAAGCCAGTGGGACAGCGTTTTTTGTTTATGGTCTTGCTTGGGGAGTGAATCAGGGATACCTGCCGCGAGAGAAATATACTTCTGTTATTGTGAAAGGGTATCAGGCGCTTACTCAATCTATCACGGCTGATGGTAAGTTAGAGAACGTGCAACCTATTGGGAAATCGCCTTATGATTTTGATGCATCATCAACGATGCCGTATGGCGTTGGAGCTTTGCTGCTAGCGCTTGATGAACTGTATGAATTATCGTTGAAGTAG
- a CDS encoding aminotransferase class V-fold PLP-dependent enzyme, with the protein MREEQLLNERDYTDGFPIADRMIFLNHAAVAPISGRSAEAMKEYADQAAEAAYVGSGWYTGKIDAVRDLAAKVIGAKGREEIAFIPNTTTGLAMVANGLNWQAGDSVVITDVEYPANRYPWENLAKTKGIKLIEVKQRDDARIHIEDVVDAIEDGTRVVSLSHAQFASGHRIDLKPISEAIHAKGGYLCVDGIQSVGVLPVDVRAMGIDFLSADGHKWMLAPEGLGIFYCKEELAEKLYPTVVGWMNMVDADNYGQYQFELLKDARRFEPGSSNVAGILGLGGSLALIMEVGIDEIWQRVDALQAIAEKGLVEKGYRIFSPREKQEERSGILIFEHPNKPELHQKIVNEMERSGVIIALREGRLRVSPHFYNTVGHMKKFVEALPMI; encoded by the coding sequence ATGCGTGAAGAACAATTACTGAATGAGCGGGATTATACTGATGGGTTTCCGATTGCTGATCGGATGATTTTTTTGAATCACGCGGCGGTTGCACCGATTAGCGGACGGAGCGCGGAGGCGATGAAGGAGTATGCGGACCAAGCGGCGGAAGCGGCGTATGTAGGGAGTGGTTGGTATACCGGAAAAATCGATGCGGTAAGAGATTTAGCAGCGAAGGTGATTGGCGCGAAGGGTCGTGAGGAGATCGCGTTTATACCCAATACGACGACGGGCTTGGCGATGGTAGCCAATGGATTGAATTGGCAGGCGGGAGATAGTGTGGTGATTACGGATGTCGAGTATCCGGCGAATCGGTATCCGTGGGAAAATCTTGCGAAGACAAAAGGTATCAAGCTGATTGAAGTGAAGCAGCGTGATGATGCGCGGATTCACATTGAAGATGTGGTTGATGCGATTGAGGATGGGACGCGAGTTGTGTCGTTATCGCATGCTCAATTTGCGTCGGGGCATCGGATTGATTTGAAGCCGATTAGTGAAGCGATTCATGCGAAGGGTGGGTATTTGTGTGTGGATGGGATTCAGAGCGTGGGTGTGTTGCCGGTGGATGTACGAGCGATGGGGATTGACTTCTTAAGCGCGGATGGGCATAAGTGGATGTTGGCACCGGAGGGATTGGGGATCTTTTATTGCAAGGAAGAACTGGCTGAGAAGTTGTATCCGACAGTCGTGGGTTGGATGAACATGGTGGATGCAGATAATTATGGACAATATCAGTTTGAGTTATTGAAGGATGCAAGACGGTTTGAGCCAGGCTCAAGTAATGTTGCGGGGATCTTGGGCTTGGGAGGTAGCTTAGCCTTGATCATGGAAGTGGGGATTGATGAGATTTGGCAGCGAGTTGATGCGCTTCAAGCTATTGCGGAAAAGGGGTTAGTTGAGAAGGGGTATCGCATTTTTTCTCCACGAGAGAAACAAGAAGAGCGTAGTGGGATTTTGATTTTCGAGCATCCAAATAAACCAGAGTTACACCAGAAAATTGTCAACGAGATGGAGCGATCAGGTGTAATTATTGCATTACGTGAAGGTCGATTACGCGTTAGTCCGCACTTTTACAACACAGTTGGGCATATGAAGAAATTTGTTGAAGCGTTGCCAATGATTTAG